The following coding sequences lie in one Anas acuta chromosome 17, bAnaAcu1.1, whole genome shotgun sequence genomic window:
- the C17H12orf76 gene encoding uncharacterized protein C12orf76 homolog has translation MPLSALRGWALAVLAALTPAERSRPYAVLQKQNLVLLGSILSALLLTIVLVAVCVYKPVRRR, from the exons ATGCCGCTGTCGGCGCTGCGGGGCTGGGCTCTGGCCGTGCTGGCGGCCCTGACCCCGGCGGAGCGCAGCCGGCCCTACGCcgtgctgcagaagcagaaccTGG tgctgctgggcagcatcCTCAGCGCGCTGCTGCTCACCATCGTGCTCGTGGCCGTCTGCGTCTACAAACCCGTCCGCAGGCGGTAG
- the LOC137841383 gene encoding sodium-dependent serotonin transporter-like, protein MGEQPCPAPASPPGQDGGPGASPVPLVHPRDKWSKKMDFLLSVVGFAVDLGNVWRFPYICYQNGGGAFLIPYTLMAVFGGVPLFYMELALGQFHRTGAIPIWRRICPIFKGIGFAICIIGLYVSFYYNTIIAWALYYFYSSFSGTLPWASCDNPWNTPDCTNYFGRSNVTWTNSSRSPAEEFYTRKVLEIQKSGGLYDVGGIRWQLLLCLFLIFTIVYFSLWKGVKTSGKVVWVTATLPYLVLLILLVRGATLPGAWRGVLFYLRPDWGKLLSTAVWVDAAAQIFFSLGPGFGVLLALASYNHFHNNCYRDALVTSAVNCLTSFLSGFVIFTVLGYMAEMRDVEVEDVARDKGPSLLFITYPEAIANMMGSTFFAVIFFLMMITLGLDSTFGGLEAVITAVMDEYPQVLAKHRELFVLGLITVCFLGSLSTLTYGGAYVVKLLEEFGAGCSILAVVLLETIAVSWFYGIQRFSHDVKAMLGFAPGLFWKVCWAAISPALLAFIVVSSLLEQPPLVLFGYQYPSWSTSVGHLVGASSFVCIPVYMVYKLVWTPGSLKQRLAVCVRPEKTARDAQAEALRMSPVP, encoded by the exons atgggggagcagccctgcccggCACCTGCCAGCCCCCCCGGGCAGGACGGGGGTCCTGgggccagccccgtgcccctgGTGCACCCCCGGGACAAGTGGAGCAAAAAAATGGATTTCCTCCTCTCGGTCGTTGGATTTGCCGTCGATCTGGGCAACGTGTGGCGGTTCCCTTACATCTGCTACCAGAACGGAGGGG GCGCCTTCCTCATCCCCTACACGCTGATGGCTGTTTTCGGAGGGGTGCCCCTCTTCTACATGGAGCTGGCCCTGGGGCAGTTCCACCGGACGGGCGCCATCCCCATCTGGAGGCGCATCTGCCCCATCTTCAAAG gcATCGGCTTTGCCATCTGCATCATCGGCCTCTACGTCTCCTTCTACTACAACACCATCATCGCCTGGGCTCTCTATTACTTCTACTCATCCTTCTCGGGCACCCTGCCCTGGGCGAGCTGTGACAACCCCTGGAACACCCCCGACTGCACCAACTACTTCGGGAGGAGCAACGTGACCTGGACCAACTCCTCCAGGTCCCCCGCCGAGGAGTTTTATAC GAGGAAGGTGCTGGAGATCCAGAAGTCCGGCGGTCTGTACGATGTGGGGGGGATCCGCTggcagctgctcctctgcctcttcctcatCTTCACCATCGTCTACTTCAGCCTGTGGAAGGGGGTGAAAACCTCCGGCAAG GTGGTGTGGGTGACGGCCACGCTGCCCTACCTCGTCCTCCTCATCCTGCTGGTCCGCGGGGCCACCCTGCCCGGTGCCTGGCGAGGGGTGCTCTTCTACCTGCGCCCCGACTGGGGCAAGCTCCTGAGCACGGCG GTCTGGGTGGATGCTGCTGcgcagatttttttctccttgggcCCCGGATTCGGCGTCCTTCTGGCTCTGGCCAGTTACAACCACTTCCACAACAACTGCTACCG GGACGCGCTCGTCACCAGCGCAGTGAACTGCCTCACCAGCTTCCTCTCGGGCTTCGTCATCTTCACCGTGCTGGGCTACATGGCCGAGATGAGGGACGTGGAGGTGGAGGACGTAGCCAGAGACAAAG GTCCCAGCCTGCTTTTCATCACCTACCCCGAAGCCATCGCCAACATGATGGGCTCCACCTTCTTCGCCGTCATCTTCTTCCTGATGATGATAACGCTGGGGCTGGACAGCACG TTTGGGGGCCTGGAGGCAGTGATCACGGCCGTGATGGACGAGTACCCCCAGGTCCTGGCCAAGCACAGGGAGCTCTTCGTCCTCGGCCTCATCACAGTCTGCTTCCTGGGCTCCCTGAGCACCCTCACCTAC GGCGGCGCCTACGTGgtgaagctgctggaggagttCGGCGCGGGCTGCTCGATCCTGGCCGTGGTGCTGCTGGAAACGATAGCCGTGTCCTGGTTTTATG GGATCCAGAGGTTCTCCCACGACGTGAAAGCCATGCTGGGCTTCGCCCCGGGGCTGTTCTGGAAGGTGTGCTGGGCTGCCATCAGCCCGGCCTTGCTGGCG TTCATCGTCGTCAgctccctgctggagcagcctccCCTGGTGCTCTTCGGCTACCAGTACCCGTCGTGGAGCACCTCGGTGGGGCACCTGGTGGGAGCATCCTCCTTCGTCTGCATCCCCGTCTACATGGTGTACAAGCTGGTCTGGACGCCCGGCTCTCTCAAGCAG CGCCTCGCCGTCTGCGTTCGGCCGGAGAAGACAGCGCGAGACGCCCAGGCCGAGGCGCTGCGCATGTCACCGGTCCCATAA